In Phaseolus vulgaris cultivar G19833 chromosome 10, P. vulgaris v2.0, whole genome shotgun sequence, a single genomic region encodes these proteins:
- the LOC137815232 gene encoding uncharacterized protein: MTDLPIQKVLKKLDVAGRMVKWVVELSEFDVKYEPRGPIKGPIFADFVVELSAETTHNAGSDDRWVLSVDGSSNQLGSGVGVILEGPNSVLIEQSLRFSFKTSNNQAEYEALIADILLAKEMGAKALMAKSDSLLITRQVTGEFQAKDPQMAAYLEYVQELRSSFALFEVVHVPREQNPRADLLAKLANSGKGGRQRTVIQETLKTPRGFAANH, from the coding sequence atgactgacttgcccatccaaaaggttctaaagaaactggatgtagctggaaggatggtaaaatgggtggtggagttgtcagagttcgacGTCAAGTAcgaaccccgaggaccgatTAAAGGGCCAATATTCgccgactttgtggtcgagctgtccGCTGAGACGACGCATAATGCCGGAAGTGATgatcgttgggtactctcggttgatgggtcgtccaaccagctagGTAGTGGGgttggagtcattttggaaggacccaacagTGTGTTAATAGAACAATCCCTGAGGTTTTCCTTCAAAACCAGCAATAATCAGGCGGAATATGAGGCATTGATTGCCGATATCCTTTTGgcaaaggaaatgggggcgaaggcactgatggccaagagcgactcttTGCTGATCACCAGGCAGGTGACCGGCGaattccaggccaaggatccacaaatggcggcttacctagaGTATGTACAGGAGCTGAGAAGTTCTTTTGCCTTGTTCGAAGTGGTGCACGTACCAAGGGAGCAGAAtccccgagctgacttgcttgccaaGCTCGCCaattcaggcaaggggggcaggcaaaGGACAGTTATACAAGAAACTCTAAAGACACCTCGAGGGTTCGCAGCAAACCACTAG